In the Eptesicus fuscus isolate TK198812 chromosome 12, DD_ASM_mEF_20220401, whole genome shotgun sequence genome, one interval contains:
- the C12H20orf204 gene encoding uncharacterized protein C20orf204 homolog — protein MLWALLLALLRTAVPTQPRACSVPDVLRHYRAVIFEDLQAAARRAGPGAAGDGPGSRHLHFVQKNQTDAMAPGRRGRVGPSCGAQKEHGILVSIAALGRALRGAVAGDPRGALERAAWTVALRTEAVMRRHCRPLRQGSRRGWWARPRPQRHRGRRRRLLLRALDAVATCWEKLFALRALGRRP, from the exons ATGCTCTGGGCGCTCCTGCTGGCGCTGCTAAGAACCGCGGTCCCCACCCAACCCCGCGCCTGCAGTGTCCCCGACGTGCTGCGCCACTACCGGGCCGTCATCTTCGAGGACCTGCAGGCCGCTGCGAggcgggcagggccgggggctgcGGGCGACGGGCCAGGCTCCAGACATCTCCATTTCGTTCAGAAAAACCAGACTGACGCCATGGCCCCCGGACGGCGGGGTCGGGTGGGGCCCTCCTGTGGCGCCCAGAAG gAGCACGGCATTCTAGTGTCCATCGCGGCCCTGGGTCGGGCCCTGCGTGGAGCGGTGGCTGGGGACCCCCGCGGGGCCCTGGAGAGAGCTGCCTGGACCGTGGCCCTGCGCACCGAGGCGGTGATGCGGCGCCACTGCCGGCCGCTGCGCCAG GGGAGCCGCCGGGGCTGgtgggcccggccccgccctcagCGGCATCGCGGCCGGCGGAGGCGGCTCCTGCTGCGAGCCCTGGACGCCGTGGCCACCTGCTGGGAGAAGCTCTTCGCCCTGCGGGCCTTGGGCCGGCGCCCCTAG